One stretch of Jiangella gansuensis DSM 44835 DNA includes these proteins:
- a CDS encoding carbon starvation CstA family protein — protein MPAIVIAVVVLVLYALGYVYYSKYLTTKVYALDPAFVTPAHQFADGVDYVPTNKHVLFGHHFTSVAGAAPIVGPAIAVFWGWVPALLWVTIGTIFAAGVHDFGSLVVSVRHKAQNIGTLASEVISKRSRILFLLIIFFLLTLVNAVFAVVIGNLFVAFPGAVIPIWFEIPLAIAIGQYIYRTRSPALVPSIIGVIALYVLIWIGNNNPIEITGLADALGMEPRDVWVVIMFAYTFIASRLPVWLLLQPRDYINSHQLFIALGVTFLGVLVGLDRIVAPALNTDLPEGSPNIFPFLFITIACGAISGFHSLVSSGTTSKQLDKETDARHVGYLGAVGEGSLAMASILAVSAGVAATRVEWEALYPDYATASGGATANFVNGIAAFANNLGIELTLAATFAAVVVISFAATTMDTGVRLQRYIVQEIATIVRWHWLARSLTFSGLVAVIVPLLLALMPGSTDAGFAFGTLWRLFGTTNQLTAGLALAVVAVWVTRNGRNPLAVLVPMVFLLVMTVWALIIQLDQFWAAEERWVLVPLDLIILVLALWLIVEAVIRMRTLVNERRAGVTSSSDTTPAEAEEGDGQR, from the coding sequence ATGCCCGCGATCGTCATAGCCGTGGTCGTACTCGTCCTGTACGCACTCGGATACGTCTACTACTCGAAGTACCTGACCACCAAGGTCTATGCGCTGGACCCCGCGTTCGTCACGCCGGCGCATCAGTTCGCCGATGGTGTCGACTACGTCCCGACCAACAAGCACGTGCTGTTCGGGCACCACTTCACCTCGGTCGCCGGCGCCGCTCCGATCGTCGGCCCGGCGATCGCGGTGTTCTGGGGTTGGGTGCCGGCGCTGCTGTGGGTGACCATCGGCACGATCTTCGCCGCCGGTGTGCACGACTTCGGGTCGCTCGTCGTCTCGGTCCGCCACAAGGCGCAGAACATCGGCACGCTGGCCAGCGAGGTGATCAGCAAGCGGTCCAGGATCCTGTTCCTGCTGATCATCTTCTTCCTGCTCACGCTGGTCAACGCGGTGTTCGCGGTCGTCATCGGCAACCTGTTCGTGGCCTTCCCGGGCGCGGTGATCCCGATCTGGTTCGAGATCCCGTTGGCCATCGCCATCGGCCAGTACATCTACCGGACGCGCAGCCCCGCACTGGTGCCGTCGATCATCGGCGTGATCGCCCTGTACGTCCTGATCTGGATCGGCAACAACAACCCGATCGAGATCACCGGCTTGGCCGACGCGCTCGGCATGGAGCCACGCGACGTGTGGGTCGTCATCATGTTCGCCTACACGTTCATCGCCTCCCGCCTGCCCGTCTGGCTGTTGCTCCAGCCGCGCGACTACATCAACTCGCACCAGCTGTTCATCGCGCTCGGCGTCACATTCCTCGGGGTCCTGGTGGGCCTGGACCGGATCGTCGCGCCCGCGCTGAACACCGACCTGCCCGAGGGGTCGCCGAACATCTTCCCGTTCCTGTTCATCACGATCGCGTGCGGGGCGATATCCGGCTTCCACTCACTGGTGTCGTCCGGCACCACGTCAAAGCAACTGGACAAGGAGACCGACGCGCGGCACGTCGGCTACCTCGGCGCGGTCGGCGAGGGCAGTCTGGCGATGGCGTCGATCCTGGCGGTGAGCGCCGGTGTCGCGGCCACTCGGGTGGAGTGGGAGGCGCTCTATCCCGACTACGCGACGGCCTCCGGCGGGGCCACGGCGAATTTCGTGAACGGCATCGCCGCCTTCGCGAACAACCTCGGAATCGAGCTCACCCTCGCCGCCACGTTCGCAGCGGTGGTGGTGATCTCGTTCGCCGCGACGACGATGGACACCGGCGTCCGGCTGCAGCGCTACATCGTGCAGGAGATCGCTACCATCGTCCGCTGGCACTGGCTGGCCCGCAGCCTCACGTTCTCCGGCCTGGTGGCGGTCATCGTCCCGCTGCTGCTGGCGCTGATGCCGGGCAGCACGGATGCGGGGTTCGCGTTCGGAACGCTGTGGCGGCTGTTCGGGACGACCAACCAGCTCACTGCCGGGCTGGCGCTGGCAGTCGTGGCGGTCTGGGTCACCCGGAATGGGCGCAACCCGCTCGCCGTCCTGGTCCCGATGGTGTTCCTGCTGGTGATGACGGTGTGGGCGTTGATCATCCAGCTGGACCAGTTCTGGGCTGCCGAGGAGCGCTGGGTCCTCGTCCCGCTCGACCTCATCATCCTGGTACTGGCGTTGTGGCTGATCGTGGAGGCCGTCATCCGGATGCGCACTCTGGTGAATGAGCGCCGCGCAGGCGTGACGAGCAGCAGCGACACCACCCCGGCAGAGGCTGAGGAAGGAGACGGCCAGCGGTGA
- a CDS encoding nucleotidyltransferase domain-containing protein codes for MTLAAEYADARRGADIARLRRVLALRAMMASGMSQRQIAKELGISQPAISQQLKFAAELENLHPELLLEAATPILKALAAEHGYSRLSVFGSVARRQARPDSDLDLLIEAPEGTSTFGFIRFKQLIEQVLGRTIDLIEYGGLKARLDDDIRREAVPL; via the coding sequence ATGACCCTGGCGGCAGAGTACGCCGATGCCCGGCGCGGCGCAGATATCGCGCGCCTGCGGCGGGTGCTTGCCCTGCGCGCGATGATGGCGAGCGGCATGAGTCAGCGTCAGATAGCCAAGGAGCTGGGCATTTCTCAGCCGGCGATCAGCCAGCAGCTCAAGTTCGCCGCCGAGCTGGAGAACCTGCACCCTGAGCTCTTGTTGGAGGCGGCTACGCCGATCCTCAAAGCACTGGCTGCGGAGCACGGCTACTCTCGCTTGTCCGTCTTCGGCTCGGTGGCTCGTCGTCAGGCACGTCCCGACTCCGACCTCGACCTTCTCATTGAAGCTCCCGAAGGAACGTCGACGTTTGGGTTCATCCGGTTCAAGCAGCTCATCGAGCAGGTCCTGGGCCGGACGATCGATCTGATCGAGTACGGCGGGCTCAAGGCCAGGCTGGATGACGACA